The Streptomyces pactum genome contains a region encoding:
- a CDS encoding class I SAM-dependent methyltransferase yields MSDDHTHVQEFFGARAADWDRRFPDDGPAYAAAVAELGLREGDRVLDAGCGTGRALPPLRAAVGPSGLVVGADLTPAMLQAAVRAGRDRDGRLLLTDVAALPLRSRTLDAVFAAGLLAHLPDPAGNLRELARVVRPGGVLALFHPIGRAALAARQGRRITPDDLRAQPNLRSLLAGSGWCMTSYVDEEARFLALAVREG; encoded by the coding sequence ATGAGCGACGACCACACGCACGTCCAGGAGTTCTTCGGCGCCCGCGCCGCCGACTGGGACCGCCGGTTCCCCGACGACGGACCCGCCTACGCCGCCGCGGTCGCCGAGCTGGGGCTACGGGAGGGGGATCGCGTGCTCGACGCGGGATGCGGCACGGGACGGGCCCTGCCTCCCTTGCGCGCGGCTGTGGGGCCCTCGGGCCTGGTCGTCGGGGCCGATCTGACGCCCGCCATGCTCCAGGCCGCCGTACGAGCCGGGAGGGACCGGGACGGACGGTTGCTGCTGACCGATGTCGCGGCGCTGCCACTTCGGTCGCGGACGCTCGACGCCGTGTTCGCGGCGGGCCTCCTGGCGCACCTGCCCGATCCGGCAGGGAATCTGCGGGAGTTGGCGCGCGTTGTGCGGCCCGGCGGTGTCCTGGCGCTGTTCCATCCGATCGGAAGAGCGGCACTCGCAGCCCGGCAAGGGCGGCGGATCACCCCGGACGACCTGCGCGCCCAGCCCAACCTCCGGAGCCTGCTCGCCGGTTCCGGGTGGTGCATGACGTCGTACGTCGACGAGGAGGCCCGCTTCCTGGCCCTGGCCGTACGCGAGGGCTGA
- a CDS encoding PPOX class F420-dependent oxidoreductase codes for MAQKMTDEEWRAFVSDGTRTAKLSTVRADGSPHVAPVWFLLDGDDVVFNTGKDTVKGRNLARDGRVALCVDDDRPPFDFVVLQGRARISEDLAELRYWAARIGARYMGEERAEEFGARNGVPGELLVRVTVDKVLAQKAVAD; via the coding sequence ATGGCACAGAAGATGACCGATGAGGAATGGCGGGCGTTCGTCTCGGACGGCACCCGCACCGCAAAGCTCTCGACCGTCCGGGCGGACGGCAGCCCGCACGTGGCACCGGTCTGGTTCCTGCTGGACGGGGACGACGTGGTGTTCAACACCGGCAAGGACACCGTGAAGGGACGCAATCTGGCCCGTGACGGCAGGGTCGCCCTGTGCGTGGACGACGACCGGCCGCCCTTCGACTTCGTCGTGTTGCAGGGGCGCGCACGGATCTCGGAGGACCTCGCCGAACTCCGGTACTGGGCCGCCAGGATCGGGGCCCGGTACATGGGCGAGGAACGCGCCGAGGAGTTCGGGGCCCGCAACGGCGTGCCGGGCGAACTCCTCGTCCGCGTCACCGTCGACAAAGTCCTGGCTCAGAAGGCCGTGGCGGACTGA
- a CDS encoding roadblock/LC7 domain-containing protein, translating to MVQNQGLGWLLDDLTERVEHVRHALVLSNDGLVTGASTGLRREDAEHLAAVSSGLHSLAKGSGRHFGAGQVRQTMVEFDDAVLFVTAAGSGSCLCVLSGAETDIGQIAYEMTLLVNRVGEHLDVDARQPGRISPTDL from the coding sequence ATGGTGCAGAACCAGGGACTTGGCTGGCTGCTGGACGACCTGACCGAGCGCGTCGAACACGTCCGGCATGCGTTGGTCCTGTCCAACGACGGGCTGGTGACCGGGGCGAGTACGGGCCTGCGACGCGAGGACGCCGAGCACCTCGCGGCCGTCTCGTCCGGACTGCACAGCCTGGCCAAAGGCTCGGGCCGCCACTTCGGCGCGGGTCAGGTACGGCAGACGATGGTCGAGTTCGACGACGCCGTGCTGTTCGTCACAGCGGCGGGCTCGGGCAGTTGCCTGTGCGTGCTCAGCGGTGCGGAGACCGACATCGGCCAGATCGCCTACGAAATGACCCTGCTCGTGAACCGGGTCGGTGAACACCTCGACGTCGACGCGCGACAGCCGGGCCGGATATCGCCCACAGATCTCTGA
- a CDS encoding DUF6397 family protein produces MSGNTITHENAATAEPIGTTRGTTRDGSLAPNRAARELGLRRSEFDLAVHLGRIRTVPDDEGGGRRRIAREEIERIREGEGFPEALRAGVRAVGTTEGAALMEVTRARYTRLARLGLLVPVKFYVNRYRAVVWLYLADELRQFAADERNAPLLKGRTPEGLRDQLAEGLDLRPRHWRGRHLGFLLRQADDPWARAAAVASLLDPVEVADVVRDPYERSHLLRFRPAPPAHGSPGSPAARLAEEIMTAADPDEVDWLRTDLADAVEAARGQRPAPRPALRPVPAPPDRKPTPHDARESGRFRGLLGRLLGRES; encoded by the coding sequence ATGTCCGGGAACACCATCACGCACGAGAACGCAGCCACTGCCGAGCCGATCGGCACCACCCGCGGCACCACCCGCGACGGCTCGCTCGCACCAAACCGCGCGGCACGGGAACTGGGTCTCAGGCGCAGTGAGTTCGACCTCGCCGTGCACCTCGGTCGCATCCGCACCGTACCCGACGACGAGGGAGGTGGCCGCCGACGCATCGCGCGGGAGGAGATCGAGCGGATCCGGGAGGGTGAGGGCTTCCCCGAGGCGCTGAGGGCCGGCGTCCGGGCCGTCGGCACCACGGAGGGCGCGGCTCTCATGGAAGTGACCAGGGCCCGGTACACCCGCCTCGCACGGCTGGGGCTGCTGGTGCCCGTGAAGTTCTATGTGAACCGCTACCGCGCCGTCGTCTGGCTGTACCTGGCCGACGAGCTACGACAGTTCGCGGCCGACGAGAGGAACGCCCCACTGCTGAAGGGTCGTACGCCCGAGGGCCTGCGGGACCAGTTGGCCGAGGGCTTGGACCTGCGCCCCCGCCACTGGCGGGGACGGCACCTGGGATTCCTGCTCCGCCAGGCCGACGACCCGTGGGCCCGGGCCGCGGCCGTCGCGTCGCTGCTCGACCCGGTCGAGGTCGCCGACGTCGTCAGGGACCCGTACGAGCGCTCCCACCTGCTGCGGTTCCGGCCGGCGCCGCCCGCCCACGGTTCACCAGGCTCCCCGGCCGCGCGGCTCGCCGAAGAGATCATGACGGCGGCGGACCCGGACGAGGTCGACTGGCTCCGCACGGACCTGGCGGACGCGGTGGAAGCCGCACGTGGACAGCGTCCGGCACCACGCCCGGCCCTTCGCCCCGTGCCGGCCCCACCCGACCGGAAACCCACGCCGCACGACGCGCGGGAATCCGGACGGTTCCGTGGCCTGCTCGGCCGGCTGTTGGGCAGAGAATCCTGA
- a CDS encoding acyl-CoA thioesterase produces MTNPAESLVALLDLEQIEVNIFRGRSPEESLQRVFGGQVAGQALVAAGRTTEGDRPVHSLHAYFLRPGRPGVPIVYQVERDRDGRSFTTRRVTAVQQGRTIFTLTASFHKPEQGSFEHQLPPARKVPDPESLPTVTDEVREHLGALPEQFERMARRQPFDIRYVDRLRWSAEEVEGAEPRSAVWMRAVGPLGDDPLVHTCALTYASDMTLLDAVRIPVEPLWGPRGFDMASLDHAMWFHRPFRADEWFLYDQESPIATGGRGLARGRIYDTEGRLLVSVVQEGLFRTL; encoded by the coding sequence ATGACGAATCCGGCCGAGAGCCTCGTCGCCCTGCTCGATTTGGAACAGATCGAGGTCAACATCTTCCGTGGCCGCAGCCCCGAAGAGTCGCTGCAGCGGGTCTTCGGCGGCCAGGTGGCCGGCCAGGCGCTGGTCGCCGCCGGCCGCACCACCGAGGGCGACCGCCCGGTGCACTCGCTGCACGCGTACTTCCTGCGCCCGGGGCGCCCGGGCGTGCCGATCGTGTACCAGGTGGAACGGGACCGGGACGGGCGGTCGTTCACGACCCGCCGGGTCACCGCCGTGCAGCAGGGCCGCACGATCTTCACGCTCACCGCCTCCTTTCACAAGCCTGAGCAGGGGAGTTTCGAGCATCAGTTGCCTCCGGCCCGCAAGGTCCCGGATCCCGAGTCCCTGCCAACGGTCACCGACGAGGTGCGGGAGCACCTGGGCGCGCTGCCGGAGCAGTTCGAGCGGATGGCCCGCCGCCAGCCCTTCGACATCCGTTATGTGGACCGGCTGCGCTGGAGCGCGGAGGAGGTCGAGGGCGCCGAGCCCCGCAGCGCGGTGTGGATGCGCGCGGTCGGGCCGCTCGGCGACGACCCGCTCGTGCACACATGCGCCCTGACCTACGCCAGCGACATGACCCTCCTGGACGCCGTACGCATCCCGGTGGAACCTCTGTGGGGTCCACGTGGCTTCGACATGGCGTCGCTGGACCACGCCATGTGGTTCCACCGGCCGTTCCGCGCGGACGAGTGGTTCCTGTACGACCAGGAGTCGCCGATCGCGACCGGCGGACGGGGCCTGGCGCGGGGACGGATCTATGACACGGAGGGGCGCCTGCTGGTGTCCGTCGTGCAGGAGGGGTTGTTCCGGACCCTGTAG
- a CDS encoding DEAD/DEAH box helicase, with protein MTLIDQLPRTADPDALYEAFEAWAQERGLTLYPHQEEALIEVVSGANVIVSTPTGSGKSMIAAGAHFAALARDEVTFYTAPIKALVSEKFFELCKIFGTENVGMLTGDASVNADAPVICCTAEVLASIALRDGKHADIGQVVMDEFHFYAEPDRGWAWQIPLLELPQAQFVLMSATLGDVAFFEKDLARRTSRPTAVVRSATRPVPLSYEFRYTPLTETLTDLLAARQAPVYIVHFTQAQAVERAQALMSINMCTREEKDRIAELIGNFRFTTKFGRNLSRYVRHGIGVHHAGMLPKYRRLVEKLAQAGLLKVICGTDTLGVGVNVPIRTVLFTALSKYDGTRVRTLRAREFHQIAGRAGRAGFDTEGFVVAQAPEHVVENEKALAKAGDDPKKRRKVVRKKAPEGFVAWSESTFEKLIGSEPEPLTSRFRVTHTMLLSVIARPGDAFAAMRRLLEDNHEPRKQQLRHIRRAIAIYRSLLDGGIVEKLDRPDAEGRVVRLTVDLQQDFALNQPLSTFALAAFELLDPESPSYALDMVSVVESTLDDPRQILAAQQNKARGEAVAAMKADGVEYEERMERLQDITYPKPLEELLFHAYDTYRLSHPWVGDHPLSPKSVIRDMYERALTFTELVSHYELARTEGIVLRYLASAYKALDHTVPDDLKSDDLQDLIEWLGEMVRQVDSSLLDEWEQLANPEEMTAEEAQEKADQVRPVTANARAFRVLVRNAMFRRVELAALDQVDALGEMDSDAGWDADAWGEAMDKYWDEYDDLGTGPDARGPKLLVIEEEPQNGLWRVRQIFDDPNDDHDWGISAEVDLTASDAEGRAVVRVTDVGQR; from the coding sequence GTGACCCTCATCGATCAGCTGCCGCGGACCGCCGACCCCGATGCCCTGTACGAAGCCTTCGAGGCGTGGGCCCAGGAACGCGGTCTCACGCTCTACCCCCATCAGGAGGAGGCGCTGATCGAGGTGGTCTCCGGCGCCAACGTGATCGTGTCGACGCCCACCGGCTCCGGCAAGAGCATGATCGCGGCGGGTGCCCACTTCGCCGCCCTGGCCCGGGACGAGGTCACTTTCTACACGGCCCCGATCAAGGCGCTGGTGTCGGAGAAGTTCTTCGAGCTGTGCAAGATCTTCGGCACCGAGAACGTCGGCATGCTGACCGGCGACGCCTCCGTGAACGCGGACGCCCCCGTGATCTGCTGCACGGCCGAGGTCCTGGCGTCCATCGCGCTGCGTGACGGCAAACACGCGGACATCGGCCAGGTCGTCATGGACGAGTTCCACTTCTACGCGGAACCGGACCGGGGCTGGGCCTGGCAGATCCCCCTGTTGGAACTGCCGCAGGCCCAGTTCGTCCTGATGTCGGCCACGCTCGGTGACGTCGCCTTCTTCGAGAAGGATCTCGCGCGCCGCACCAGCCGTCCCACGGCGGTGGTCCGCTCGGCCACCCGGCCGGTGCCCCTCTCCTACGAGTTCCGCTACACGCCGCTCACCGAGACGCTCACCGATCTGCTGGCGGCCCGGCAGGCGCCCGTCTACATCGTGCACTTCACTCAGGCGCAGGCCGTGGAGCGGGCGCAGGCGCTGATGAGCATCAACATGTGCACGCGGGAGGAGAAGGACCGGATCGCCGAGTTGATCGGCAACTTCCGGTTCACCACGAAGTTCGGCCGCAATCTCTCCCGCTACGTCAGGCACGGCATCGGCGTCCACCACGCCGGCATGCTGCCCAAGTACCGGCGGCTGGTGGAGAAACTCGCACAGGCCGGCCTGCTGAAGGTGATCTGTGGAACGGACACACTGGGCGTGGGCGTCAACGTCCCGATCCGGACCGTGCTGTTCACGGCGCTGAGCAAGTACGACGGCACCCGGGTACGCACACTGCGGGCCCGGGAGTTCCACCAGATCGCCGGCCGGGCGGGGCGCGCGGGGTTCGACACGGAGGGCTTCGTCGTCGCCCAGGCCCCCGAGCACGTCGTCGAGAACGAGAAGGCGCTCGCCAAGGCCGGTGACGACCCGAAGAAGCGGCGGAAGGTCGTCCGCAAGAAGGCTCCCGAGGGCTTCGTGGCCTGGTCGGAGAGCACGTTCGAGAAGCTCATCGGCTCCGAGCCGGAGCCGCTGACGTCCCGCTTCCGGGTCACGCACACCATGCTGCTGTCGGTGATCGCGCGGCCCGGCGACGCCTTCGCGGCGATGCGGCGCCTGCTGGAGGACAACCACGAGCCGCGCAAGCAGCAGCTCAGGCACATCCGGCGGGCGATCGCCATCTACCGCTCGCTGCTGGACGGCGGCATCGTCGAGAAGCTCGACCGGCCGGACGCCGAGGGACGTGTCGTCCGGCTCACCGTGGACCTGCAGCAGGACTTCGCGCTCAACCAGCCACTGTCCACGTTCGCCCTGGCCGCCTTCGAGCTGCTGGACCCGGAGTCGCCGTCGTACGCGCTGGACATGGTGTCGGTCGTGGAGTCCACCCTGGACGACCCTCGGCAGATCCTCGCCGCCCAGCAGAACAAGGCGCGCGGAGAGGCGGTGGCCGCGATGAAGGCGGACGGCGTCGAGTACGAGGAGCGCATGGAGCGCCTCCAGGACATCACGTACCCGAAGCCCCTGGAGGAACTGCTCTTCCACGCCTACGACACGTACCGCCTCAGCCACCCCTGGGTGGGCGACCACCCGCTGTCGCCGAAGTCGGTCATCCGGGACATGTACGAGCGGGCGCTGACCTTCACGGAACTGGTCTCCCACTACGAACTGGCCCGCACCGAGGGCATCGTGCTGCGTTACCTGGCGAGCGCCTACAAGGCCCTCGACCACACCGTCCCGGACGACCTGAAGTCGGACGACCTGCAGGATCTGATCGAGTGGCTCGGCGAGATGGTGCGCCAGGTCGACTCCAGCCTGCTGGACGAATGGGAGCAGCTCGCCAACCCGGAGGAGATGACCGCCGAGGAGGCGCAGGAGAAGGCGGACCAGGTGCGGCCTGTCACCGCCAACGCGCGCGCCTTCCGTGTGCTGGTCCGCAACGCCATGTTCCGTCGTGTCGAGCTCGCCGCCCTCGACCAGGTCGACGCGCTGGGCGAGATGGACTCCGACGCCGGCTGGGACGCCGACGCGTGGGGCGAGGCGATGGACAAGTACTGGGACGAGTACGACGACCTCGGCACCGGTCCCGACGCCCGCGGCCCCAAACTGCTGGTGATCGAGGAGGAGCCGCAGAACGGCCTGTGGCGCGTACGCCAGATCTTCGACGACCCGAACGACGATCACGACTGGGGCATCAGCGCGGAGGTCGATCTCACAGCCTCCGATGCGGAGGGCCGGGCGGTCGTCCGCGTCACCGATGTCGGCCAGCGGTGA
- a CDS encoding metal-dependent hydrolase codes for MMGPAHSLSGAAAWLGVGAATAAAGHPMPWPVLLAGGLICAGAALAPDLDHKAATISRAFGPVSRALCEIVDKLSYAVYKATKKQGDPRRSGGHRTLTHTWLWAVLIGGGTSVLAVTGGRWAVLAILFVHMVLAIEGLLWRATRGSSSDVLVWLLAGTSAWILAGILDKPDGGADWLFTAPGQEYLWLGLPIVLGALVHDIGDALTVSGCPILWPIPVGRKRWYPIGPPKAMRFRAGSWVELKVLMPAFMLLGGVGGAAALNFI; via the coding sequence ATGATGGGACCAGCGCACTCACTGTCGGGCGCCGCGGCGTGGCTCGGAGTCGGGGCGGCGACAGCCGCCGCGGGGCACCCGATGCCCTGGCCGGTGCTGCTCGCCGGAGGCCTGATCTGCGCCGGAGCAGCGCTCGCCCCGGACCTCGATCACAAGGCGGCCACCATCTCCCGGGCCTTCGGACCGGTCTCACGGGCGCTGTGCGAAATCGTCGACAAGTTGTCGTACGCCGTCTACAAGGCGACGAAGAAGCAGGGCGACCCGCGCCGCTCCGGTGGACACCGCACGCTGACGCACACCTGGCTGTGGGCGGTCCTGATCGGCGGGGGTACCTCGGTGCTGGCCGTCACGGGGGGCCGCTGGGCGGTACTGGCGATCCTCTTCGTGCACATGGTGCTGGCGATCGAGGGCCTGCTCTGGCGGGCGACCCGCGGTTCCAGCAGCGACGTACTGGTCTGGCTGCTGGCCGGGACCAGCGCGTGGATCCTGGCCGGGATACTGGACAAGCCGGATGGCGGCGCGGACTGGTTGTTCACCGCACCGGGCCAGGAGTACCTGTGGCTGGGGCTGCCGATCGTGCTCGGCGCGCTGGTGCACGACATCGGGGACGCGCTGACCGTCTCGGGCTGCCCCATACTCTGGCCGATACCCGTGGGCCGCAAGCGCTGGTACCCCATCGGCCCGCCGAAGGCCATGCGGTTCAGGGCGGGCAGTTGGGTGGAGCTGAAGGTGCTGATGCCGGCGTTCATGCTGCTCGGGGGAGTGGGCGGCGCGGCCGCACTCAACTTCATCTGA
- a CDS encoding type B 50S ribosomal protein L31 produces MQQDKHSDYRPVVFRDRGAGYAFLTRSTATSDQTIAWDDGETYPVVDVEISSESHPFYTGKARTVDSEGRVARFERRYGQGEAQGADGTG; encoded by the coding sequence ATGCAGCAGGACAAGCATTCCGACTACCGGCCCGTCGTCTTCCGTGACCGCGGTGCCGGGTACGCCTTCCTCACCCGGTCCACCGCGACCAGCGACCAGACCATCGCGTGGGACGACGGTGAGACCTACCCCGTGGTGGACGTGGAGATCTCCTCGGAGAGCCACCCGTTCTACACGGGCAAGGCGCGGACGGTCGACTCGGAGGGGCGCGTCGCCCGCTTCGAGCGGCGCTACGGCCAGGGCGAGGCGCAGGGTGCCGACGGAACCGGCTGA
- a CDS encoding DUF5709 domain-containing protein has protein sequence MNSADGWGDDVYQPDGSEQREDTGLLDGEDTLEYDGVDDPLDRGWSPPERPWAVEHTGVTAAERQRGETLDQRLAEERPDVLAPDGDGLGDSDGTDGELLDNEVGADRSGRLVAPDEGTHEDEEPALVAMDVGIDGAAASAEEAAMHVVDEDSLPG, from the coding sequence GTGAACAGCGCCGACGGATGGGGAGATGACGTCTACCAGCCCGACGGATCCGAGCAGCGGGAGGACACCGGCCTGCTCGACGGCGAGGACACCCTCGAGTACGACGGTGTCGACGATCCTCTCGACCGGGGCTGGTCCCCGCCCGAGCGCCCCTGGGCGGTGGAGCACACCGGCGTGACGGCCGCTGAACGGCAGCGAGGCGAAACGCTGGACCAGCGGCTCGCCGAGGAACGGCCGGACGTGCTCGCACCCGACGGCGACGGACTGGGCGACTCCGACGGCACCGACGGGGAACTGCTGGACAACGAGGTAGGCGCGGACCGCTCCGGCCGGCTCGTGGCACCCGACGAGGGGACGCACGAGGACGAGGAGCCGGCGCTGGTCGCCATGGACGTGGGCATCGACGGCGCGGCCGCCTCCGCCGAGGAAGCCGCGATGCACGTCGTCGACGAGGACTCCCTGCCCGGCTGA
- a CDS encoding ABC transporter ATP-binding protein codes for MIGVAPPSYDPAAPTTASTLPVGAPATVRAYAGELLRRHRRAFLFLVTVNTVAVIASMAGPYLLGGLVERVSDNARELHLGLTATLFVLALVVQAMFVREVRLRGAMLGERMLADLREDFLVRSVGLPPGVLERAGTGDLLSRITTDVDRLANAMREAVPQLAIGVVWVVLLLGGLVVTAPVLAPAVLIAVPLLVVGCRWYFRRAPSAYRSEAAGYAAVAAALAETVDAGRTIESHRLDARRIDLSEHRIKEWTAWERYTLWLRSVLFPVINVTHVTVLASVLLIGGVFVLQGWIGVGQLTTAALIAQMLVDPVGIILRWYDELQVAQVSLARLVGVRDIEPDAGDPSLAPDGRHVHADRVHFGYLEGVDVLRKVSLEVAPGTRLALVGPSGAGKSTLGRLLAGIYGPRDGRITLGGAELSRMPAERVRSHVALVNQEHHVFVGSLRDNLRLARPGATDAELWAALGAVDADDWSRALDEGLDTEVGSGGFALTPAQAQQIALARLVLADPHTLVLDEATSLLDPRAARHLERSLARVLDGRTVVAIAHRLHTAHDADVIAVVEKGRISELGSHDELVAADGAYAALWRSWHG; via the coding sequence ATGATCGGCGTCGCGCCACCGTCGTACGACCCGGCGGCCCCCACGACGGCGAGCACCCTGCCCGTCGGCGCGCCCGCGACCGTACGCGCGTACGCGGGAGAACTGCTGCGTCGGCACCGCCGCGCGTTCCTCTTCCTCGTCACCGTCAACACCGTCGCCGTGATCGCCTCGATGGCGGGGCCCTACCTGCTGGGCGGGCTCGTGGAACGGGTCTCGGACAACGCGCGCGAGCTGCACCTCGGCCTCACGGCCACGCTGTTCGTGCTCGCGCTCGTCGTGCAGGCCATGTTCGTACGCGAGGTGCGGCTGCGTGGGGCCATGCTCGGCGAGCGGATGCTGGCCGATCTGCGCGAGGACTTCCTCGTGCGCTCGGTCGGCCTGCCGCCCGGCGTGCTGGAACGGGCCGGCACCGGCGATCTGCTCTCCAGGATCACGACCGACGTCGACCGGCTCGCCAACGCCATGCGCGAGGCCGTGCCCCAACTGGCCATCGGCGTGGTGTGGGTGGTGCTGCTGCTCGGCGGGCTCGTGGTCACGGCTCCCGTGCTGGCGCCCGCGGTGCTCATCGCGGTGCCGCTGCTCGTCGTCGGCTGCCGCTGGTACTTCCGGCGGGCACCCTCCGCCTACCGCTCGGAGGCCGCCGGGTACGCCGCCGTGGCCGCGGCGCTCGCCGAGACCGTGGACGCCGGGCGCACCATCGAGTCCCACCGCCTGGACGCCCGTCGCATCGATCTGTCGGAGCACCGGATCAAGGAGTGGACGGCCTGGGAGCGCTACACGCTCTGGCTGCGGTCGGTGCTCTTCCCGGTCATCAACGTCACCCATGTGACCGTGCTCGCCTCCGTCCTGCTGATCGGCGGTGTGTTCGTCCTGCAGGGCTGGATCGGAGTCGGTCAGCTCACCACCGCGGCCCTGATCGCCCAGATGCTCGTCGACCCGGTCGGCATCATCCTGCGCTGGTACGACGAGCTCCAGGTGGCGCAGGTGTCCCTGGCCCGGCTGGTGGGCGTGCGGGACATCGAGCCGGACGCCGGTGACCCCTCGCTGGCCCCCGACGGACGGCACGTGCACGCCGACCGCGTGCACTTCGGCTACCTCGAGGGCGTGGACGTCCTGCGCAAGGTCTCTTTGGAGGTCGCCCCCGGTACGCGGCTCGCCCTGGTCGGCCCCTCGGGCGCCGGCAAGTCGACGCTGGGCAGGCTGCTGGCCGGCATCTACGGTCCCCGCGACGGCCGGATCACCCTGGGCGGCGCGGAGCTGTCCCGGATGCCGGCCGAGCGGGTCCGCTCGCACGTCGCCCTCGTCAACCAGGAGCACCACGTCTTCGTGGGCTCGCTGCGCGACAACCTCCGCCTCGCCCGGCCCGGCGCCACCGACGCCGAGCTGTGGGCCGCGCTGGGCGCGGTCGACGCGGACGACTGGTCCCGCGCGCTCGATGAGGGCCTGGACACCGAGGTCGGCTCGGGCGGCTTCGCGCTCACCCCGGCACAGGCCCAGCAGATCGCGCTGGCCCGCCTGGTGCTGGCCGACCCGCACACCCTGGTGCTGGACGAGGCGACGTCCCTGCTCGACCCGCGGGCCGCACGCCACCTCGAACGGTCCCTGGCCCGGGTCCTGGACGGCCGCACGGTGGTCGCGATCGCCCACCGTCTGCACACCGCCCACGACGCGGACGTCATCGCCGTGGTCGAGAAGGGCCGGATCAGCGAGCTGGGCAGCCACGACGAGCTCGTCGCGGCGGACGGCGCCTACGCGGCGCTGTGGCGGTCGTGGCACGGGTGA